In Amycolatopsis sp. FBCC-B4732, the genomic stretch GGCGATCATGCCGGTGCACGTCTACGGCCGCCGGTGCGACATGACCGCGATCATGGAGCTGGCGTACGAGTACAACCTGCGCGTGGTGGAGGATTCCGCGGAGGCGCACGGCGTGCGCCCGGTCGGGGACATCGCCTGCTTTTCGCTGTTCGCCAACAAGATCATCGCTTCGGGCGAGGGCGGCATCTGCCTCACGTCGGACCCGCGGCTGGCCGAGCAGATGAAGCACCTGCGGGGCATGGCGTTCAACCGCGACCACACGTTCCTGCACAAGAAGATCGGCTACAACTTCCGGATGACCAACCTCCAGGCGGCGGTGGCCGTCGCCCAGGTGGGGAAGCTGGATTCGATCCTGGCGCTGCGGGCGTCGATCGAGGAGCGGTACGACGCCCGGCTGCGGGACGTCCCCGGCGTGACGCTGATGCCGCGCCGCGACGTGCTGTGGATGTACGACCTGCTGTGCGAGCGCCGGGAAGAGCTGCGGGAGTTCCTCGCTTCCGAGGGGGTCGAGACCCGGGTGTTCTTCAAGCCGATGAGCCGGCAGCCGATGTACCTCGACCCGGTGTGGCCATCGCTGCGCGCGAACCGGTTCGCCGAAGAGGGGCTGTACCTGCCGACGTACACGTCGTTGACGGAGGCCGATCAAGAGTACATCACCGACCGGGTGCGGAAGTTCTACGGTTGCTGATCGCGCGCTGAACGAGGAAAGGCCCGCAGCCACCCCGGCTGCGGGCCTTCTTCGTCAGGGCTTGGGCACCTTGCTGCTCAAGTACGTCAGCACCGCCAGCACCCGCCGGTTGTCGTCTTCGTGCTGGGTCAGGTCCAGCTTCGTGAAGATGCTCGCCGTGTGCTTGCCCACGGCGGCTTCGCTGATCACCATCCGCTGGGCGATCGCCGCGTTCGAGCGGCCCTCCGCCATCAGCTCCAGCACCTGGCGCTCCCGCGGCGTCAACGCGTCCAGCGGGTCCCGGCGCGAGCGGCTCGCCAGCAGCTTCGAGATGACCTCGGGGTCCATCGCCGTCCCGCCGGCCGCGACCATGCGCAGGGCGTCCACGAACTGGTCGGCGTTGAGCACCCGGTCCTTCAGCAGGTACCCGATCGCCCCCGTGCCGTCCGCCAGCAGCTCGCGGGCGTACGTCTGCTCGACGTGCTGGGAGAGCACCAGCACGGGCATCCCTGGGCGCCGCTTGCGCGCCTCCAGGGCCGCGCGGATGCCCTCGTCGCTGAACTTGGGGGGCAGCCGGACGTCCACCACCGCGATGTCCGGGGTGTGGTCCTCGATGGCCTTCAGCAGCTCTGTCGCGTTGCCGACCGCGGCCACGACGGTGAACCCCTTCGCCTCGAGCAGCCGGGTCATGCCGTCTCGAAGCAGGTAGAGATCCTCCGCGAGGACAACGCGCACGAACCGCTCCTGGGTTTCCGGGCCGGGCGGGGCCGGGGCTGGGTGGTCCAACCGTACCGTCGCCGCACCCGCCCGGTTACCCCGCGTCAGTCCAGCGCGCGCTTCAGGAACCCGCGGATCCCGAAGACCCCGAAGATCATCGTCGCCGCCACCATGACCACCAGGGAGATCCACAGCGGGATCGACTGGACCTGGGTCGGCATCACCAGCCGGCGCAGGGCCTCCGACACGTACGTCAGGGGATTCGCCGCGCAGATCACCTGGAACCACCGCAAACCGGACAGGCTGAGCCACGGGAACTGGCCGGACCCGGTGAAGATCAGCGGGACCAGCAGGATCGTGAACACCAGGTTGATGTGCCGCGGCGGGACGATCGTGCCGAGCACCATGCCCACCGCCGCGCCGGCCAGTGAACCCAGTGCCACGACCCCGGCCACGCCGGGCAGGGCCGCGACGTCCCAGCGGACGC encodes the following:
- a CDS encoding DegT/DnrJ/EryC1/StrS aminotransferase family protein; translated protein: MSVKYPVSQPYLDETELANVTEAVTSGWISSQGPYVARFEEAFAAYNGVAHGVACSSGTTALTLALRALGIGPGDEVIVPEFTMIASAWAVTYTGATPVFVDCGDDLNIDVSLIEAKITPRTKAIMPVHVYGRRCDMTAIMELAYEYNLRVVEDSAEAHGVRPVGDIACFSLFANKIIASGEGGICLTSDPRLAEQMKHLRGMAFNRDHTFLHKKIGYNFRMTNLQAAVAVAQVGKLDSILALRASIEERYDARLRDVPGVTLMPRRDVLWMYDLLCERREELREFLASEGVETRVFFKPMSRQPMYLDPVWPSLRANRFAEEGLYLPTYTSLTEADQEYITDRVRKFYGC
- a CDS encoding response regulator transcription factor, giving the protein MRVVLAEDLYLLRDGMTRLLEAKGFTVVAAVGNATELLKAIEDHTPDIAVVDVRLPPKFSDEGIRAALEARKRRPGMPVLVLSQHVEQTYARELLADGTGAIGYLLKDRVLNADQFVDALRMVAAGGTAMDPEVISKLLASRSRRDPLDALTPRERQVLELMAEGRSNAAIAQRMVISEAAVGKHTASIFTKLDLTQHEDDNRRVLAVLTYLSSKVPKP